The following coding sequences are from one Arthrobacter sp. 24S4-2 window:
- a CDS encoding CdaR family transcriptional regulator, which translates to MHQQDVEQLVEQVAEKLGRGLSLEDLDGLLLAYSSNQSHADRVRVNFLLSKRVPVDVKAWQLSHGIATAVRPVVVPANEELGMLGRVCVPLLVRGFRVGYLWVQQDIEDQSATAILTQLPAVRDELELLSGLLLESNTAESEFRRRREQEFMSACRGEANAVAAVAGWKEVQGRGPWQLVTVLDADGWAEGSDPIASTLIHRSAALQATIGVDAALFSAGTETHAVILFRESIGRAAHAQVLVHYQLELAKRSGRPVHRIILGTSEGFAKPRELADAYLQSKQAAQAATVDPQLGELVDCRATGVYQLLASAGGGAGAWADAGSVYSRILEDHDRNGELLPVLELLYDNDGSVQDVATKLHLHRSSIYNRLGRIRQVLGVDPLKGMARLELHAALKARRWSGRPRI; encoded by the coding sequence ATGCACCAGCAGGATGTGGAACAGCTCGTTGAGCAGGTAGCCGAAAAGCTTGGCCGTGGACTTTCGCTCGAGGACCTCGACGGCCTCCTGCTCGCCTACAGCTCAAACCAGTCGCACGCGGACCGCGTCCGCGTGAACTTCCTGCTCAGCAAGCGGGTGCCGGTGGACGTGAAGGCGTGGCAGCTTTCGCACGGCATTGCGACGGCTGTGCGTCCCGTCGTCGTGCCTGCCAATGAGGAACTCGGCATGCTGGGGCGCGTGTGCGTGCCGCTGCTGGTGCGCGGCTTCCGCGTCGGCTACCTGTGGGTGCAGCAGGACATCGAGGACCAAAGTGCGACGGCGATCCTCACCCAGTTGCCTGCCGTCCGGGACGAGCTCGAGCTGCTGTCCGGGCTGCTCCTGGAGTCCAACACGGCCGAATCCGAATTCAGGCGCCGCAGGGAACAGGAGTTCATGAGTGCCTGCCGCGGCGAGGCCAACGCCGTTGCCGCCGTCGCCGGCTGGAAGGAAGTCCAGGGGCGCGGCCCGTGGCAGCTGGTGACCGTCCTCGACGCCGACGGCTGGGCGGAAGGATCCGATCCGATCGCGTCCACGTTGATCCACCGCTCAGCCGCACTGCAGGCGACCATCGGGGTGGATGCGGCGCTTTTCAGTGCAGGCACCGAGACCCATGCGGTGATCCTGTTCCGGGAGTCCATCGGCCGGGCGGCCCACGCACAGGTGCTGGTGCACTACCAGCTGGAACTCGCCAAACGGTCCGGGCGGCCCGTGCACCGGATCATCCTCGGGACGAGTGAAGGCTTCGCCAAGCCCCGCGAACTGGCTGATGCCTACCTGCAGTCGAAGCAGGCGGCCCAGGCCGCCACGGTGGACCCGCAACTGGGCGAACTGGTGGACTGCCGGGCAACCGGCGTGTACCAGCTGCTGGCCTCGGCCGGCGGCGGCGCCGGGGCGTGGGCCGACGCCGGATCGGTGTACTCGCGGATCCTCGAAGACCACGACCGGAACGGGGAGCTGCTCCCCGTGCTCGAGCTGCTGTACGACAACGACGGCTCGGTGCAGGATGTGGCCACCAAGCTTCACCTGCACCGCAGCAGCATCTACAACCGGCTGGGCCGGATCCGGCAGGTCCTCGGCGTGGACCCGCTCAAGGGCATGGCCCGGCTGGAGCTGCACGCCGCGCTGAAGGCGCGCCGCTGGTCCGGGCGGCCGCGGATCTAG
- the ald gene encoding alanine dehydrogenase translates to MIIGVPKEIKNNEFRVAITAAGVHEFRTHGHTVLVERGAGLGSGITDEEYAIAGAEIVADADDVWARADMVMKVKEPIAAEYHRFRKDLILFTYLHLAAEPELTRELINAGVTAIAYETVQEGRTLPLLAPMSEVAGRLSVQVGATSLMAPAGGKGVLLGGVPGVRPAKVVVLGAGVAGTNAAAMALGLGADVTILDININRLRELDAQYQGRLKTVASNKYEIEKSVVDADLVIGSVLIPGAKAPKLVTNELVARMKPGSVLVDIAVDQGGCFEDTHPTTHQEPTYKVHNTIFYCVANMPGAVPNTSTYALTNVTLRYAVSLANLGVKAAFDRDPALAAGLNIAAGHVAHHSVSEAHGLPLVADWHELVAA, encoded by the coding sequence ATGATCATCGGCGTCCCCAAAGAAATCAAGAACAACGAATTCCGCGTGGCCATCACCGCCGCAGGAGTCCACGAATTCCGCACCCACGGCCACACCGTGCTGGTGGAACGCGGCGCAGGCCTGGGCTCCGGCATCACCGACGAGGAGTACGCCATTGCGGGCGCCGAGATCGTCGCCGACGCGGACGACGTCTGGGCCCGCGCCGACATGGTCATGAAGGTCAAGGAGCCCATCGCCGCGGAATACCACCGCTTCCGCAAGGACCTGATCCTCTTCACGTACCTGCACCTGGCCGCCGAGCCGGAGCTGACCCGCGAGCTGATAAACGCCGGCGTCACGGCCATCGCCTACGAGACCGTCCAGGAAGGCCGCACCCTTCCCCTGCTGGCCCCGATGTCCGAGGTTGCCGGCCGGCTCTCCGTCCAGGTCGGCGCCACCTCCCTGATGGCCCCCGCCGGCGGCAAGGGCGTCCTCCTCGGCGGCGTCCCCGGTGTCCGCCCGGCCAAGGTTGTTGTCCTGGGTGCGGGTGTTGCCGGCACCAACGCCGCGGCGATGGCCCTGGGCCTCGGCGCCGACGTCACCATCCTGGACATCAACATCAACCGCCTGCGTGAACTGGACGCCCAGTATCAGGGACGGCTGAAGACGGTCGCGTCCAACAAGTACGAGATCGAAAAGTCCGTCGTGGATGCGGACCTGGTCATCGGCTCCGTGCTGATCCCGGGCGCCAAGGCCCCCAAGCTGGTCACCAACGAGCTCGTCGCCCGGATGAAGCCCGGCTCCGTGCTCGTGGACATCGCGGTGGACCAGGGCGGCTGCTTCGAGGACACGCACCCCACCACGCACCAGGAGCCCACGTACAAGGTGCACAACACCATCTTCTACTGCGTGGCCAACATGCCCGGCGCGGTCCCGAACACCTCCACGTACGCACTGACCAACGTCACGCTGCGCTATGCGGTGTCGCTGGCCAACCTTGGCGTGAAGGCCGCATTCGACCGCGATCCCGCCCTGGCTGCCGGCCTCAACATCGCCGCCGGCCACGTGGCACACCACTCGGTCTCCGAGGCGCACGGCCTGCCCCTCGTAGCTGACTGGCACGAACTGGTCGCTGCGTAG
- a CDS encoding FAD-binding protein, translated as MRTEISELPGLGRQADSTSAGGDSAPELNWAGNYRYTAPAIHRPQTLEEVQEVVAGAVKIRALGSRHSFNAIADSPGALISLEDLDPGIRIDAAARTVTVSGGTRYGTLAEKLESNGYALPNLASLPHISVAGAVATATHGSGDANGNLATSVAALEIVAADGTVHHLSRGISPDFDGAVVGLGALGVVTKVTLDVERTFAVRQDVFEALPWDTVLGDFDAVTSSAYSVSLFTDWSGDAVAQSWLKSRVSEDAAGAKQAADFSGATFFGGNRATVAHHPLPGVSAENCTEQLGVPGPWSERLAHFRMAFTPSSGAELQSEFFVRREHAVAAISELRALSHRVTPLLLVSEIRTVAADQLWLSTAHGQDSVGFHFTWKPLQDEVEELLPVIEAALAPLNARPHWGKLFHADAATVAGLYPRFADFKDLAERMDPEHKFRNDFLARKVFGS; from the coding sequence ATGCGCACTGAGATCAGCGAACTGCCAGGACTCGGCCGGCAGGCGGACAGCACCAGCGCGGGCGGGGACTCGGCACCGGAACTGAACTGGGCCGGAAACTACCGCTACACCGCCCCGGCCATCCACCGCCCGCAGACTCTTGAAGAAGTCCAGGAAGTGGTAGCCGGCGCCGTGAAAATCCGCGCGCTGGGCTCCCGGCACTCCTTCAACGCCATCGCCGATTCCCCCGGGGCCCTGATCTCGCTGGAAGACCTGGACCCCGGCATCCGGATCGACGCAGCAGCCCGGACCGTCACGGTATCCGGCGGTACCCGCTACGGAACACTCGCGGAAAAGCTGGAATCCAACGGCTACGCGCTGCCCAACCTGGCATCCCTGCCGCACATCTCCGTGGCCGGCGCCGTCGCCACCGCCACCCACGGCTCCGGCGATGCCAACGGAAACCTTGCAACCTCAGTCGCCGCACTGGAAATTGTGGCAGCGGATGGAACCGTCCACCACCTCAGCCGCGGCATCTCGCCGGACTTCGACGGCGCCGTCGTCGGGCTCGGCGCACTAGGCGTGGTCACGAAGGTGACGCTGGACGTCGAACGCACGTTCGCGGTGCGGCAGGACGTCTTTGAAGCCCTCCCCTGGGACACGGTTCTGGGAGATTTCGACGCCGTCACCTCCAGTGCCTACAGCGTCAGCCTGTTTACGGACTGGAGCGGGGACGCCGTCGCGCAGTCCTGGCTGAAAAGCCGGGTTTCCGAGGACGCTGCCGGGGCAAAGCAGGCGGCGGACTTCTCCGGCGCGACCTTTTTTGGCGGGAACCGCGCCACCGTTGCCCACCATCCGCTGCCCGGTGTCTCTGCCGAGAACTGCACGGAACAGCTTGGTGTCCCCGGTCCGTGGTCCGAGCGGCTGGCCCACTTCCGGATGGCGTTTACGCCCAGCAGCGGCGCGGAGCTCCAGAGCGAATTCTTCGTCCGGCGCGAGCACGCCGTCGCCGCCATTTCGGAGCTGCGTGCCCTCTCGCACCGCGTCACTCCCTTGCTCCTCGTTTCGGAAATCCGGACCGTGGCCGCCGACCAGCTGTGGCTGAGCACAGCCCACGGCCAGGATTCCGTGGGGTTCCATTTCACCTGGAAGCCGTTGCAGGATGAGGTGGAAGAGCTGCTTCCCGTGATCGAGGCGGCCCTGGCTCCGCTGAATGCCCGGCCGCACTGGGGCAAGCTGTTCCACGCGGACGCCGCAACCGTGGCCGGCCTCTACCCCCGCTTCGCCGACTTCAAGGACCTCGCGGAGCGGATGGACCCGGAGCACAAATTCCGCAACGACTTCCTGGCCCGGAAGGTGTTCGGAAGCTAG